In the Acropora muricata isolate sample 2 chromosome 1, ASM3666990v1, whole genome shotgun sequence genome, one interval contains:
- the LOC136925842 gene encoding uncharacterized protein — MLVGDFNFHIDRQTDCDAKRFVSILDSFDLVQHVAGPTHRDGHTLDLVITRASEKELFSNCCVGQRISDHFAVHCNLALVKPSLERKVISYRKTRSIDFDKFRQDLANSSLLSDSSDHADLDALVGAFNDTLSHLVDSHAPLKTRTITIRPHSPWYTDEIATEKRKRRSLERRWRSSRLSGDYENYVTQCNVVNNMLRAAKVSYYGSIIEGSRHDQRVLFQTVEKLLHTKPKPQYPTSCSDADVANKFADFFTEKIVRIQNSLDSPTSTPGQLLDVSPPPDCVLSCFETVAEDHVASLITNSAIKCCPLDPAPAVILKECVSVILPVITKMVNLSINSCVVPGCFKIAMLNPLLKKMGLDFQIFANFRPISNLMFLSKLSERVVAVQLINYVMTNDLGELFQSESTR, encoded by the coding sequence ATGCTTGTTggagattttaattttcatattGACAGACAAACTGATTGTGATGCCAAGCGTTTCGTTTCTATCCTGGATTCTTTCGACCTTGTACAACATGTGGCTGGTCCCACACATCGTGACGGACACACCCTGGACTTGGTTATCACTAGGGCGAGTGAGAAAGAGCTATTCTCTAACTGTTGTGTTGGACAGAGAATTTCAGATCATTTTGCTGTTCACTGCAACCTCGCTCTTGTGAAGCCTTCTCTGGAAAGGAAAGTCATCTCCTATCGAAAGACTCGGTCGATTGATTTTGATAAGTTCCGCCAGGATCTAGCTAACTCCAGTCTTCTATCTGACTCGTCTGATCATGCTGACTTGGATGCACTGGTTGGTGCTTTTAATGACACTCTGTCACATCTTGTTGATTCTCATGCTCCACTGAAGACCAGGACCATCACCATTCGTCCTCATTCCCCATGGTACACGGACGAGATTGCCACAGAAAAGCGCAAAAGAAGATCTTTAGAGCGTCGCTGGCGATCATCACGCCTTTCTGGTGACTATGAGAATTATGTGACTCAGTGTAATGTTGTAAATAACATGCTTAGGGCTGCTAAAGTCTCTTACTATGGCAGCATTATCGAGGGTTCTAGGCATGACCAGCGAGTCTTGTTTCAGACTGTTGAGAAGCTTCTCCATACGAAGCCCAAGCCTCAATATCCTACATCTTGTTCAGACGCTGACGTGGCTAATAAGTTCGCTGATTTCTTTACTGAGAAGATTGTGCGCATACAGAATTCATTGGACAGTCCTACAAGCACACCTGGACAGCTTCTTGACGTCTCGCCTCCACCAGACTGTGTTCTGTCGTGCTTTGAGACTGTCGCCGAAGATCATGTTGCTAGTCTGATTACGAACTCTGCTATTAAGTGCTGTCCACTGGACCCTGCTCCTGCCGTCATCCTTAAGGAGTGCGTATCTGTAATTCTACCCGTGATCACCAAGATGGTTAACCTTTCTATCAACTCTTGTGTAGTACCTGGCTGTTTTAAGATAGCTATGTTGAACCCATTGCTTAAGAAAATGGGATTGGATTTCCAGATTTTTGCGAATTTTAGACCAATCtcaaatttgatgtttttgtcaaaGCTCTCTGAGAGAGTTGTTGCTGTTCAGCTGATTAATTATGTCATGACAAACGATCTCGGTGAATTGTTTCAgtcggaaagcactagataa